The Gouania willdenowi chromosome 7, fGouWil2.1, whole genome shotgun sequence genome includes a window with the following:
- the rad21l1 gene encoding double-strand-break repair protein rad21-like protein 1: MLFYTQLFTSKRGPLAKIWLAAHWERKLTKAHVFECNLETSIRDIISPKMKIGLRTSGHLLLGVVRIYSRKAKYLLADCNDALVKIKIVFRPDQTDLPVEGLEATVGAITLVEDFTSFDAQLPEPSDIDVITDHFSLNQSRTDEITMKEDFGNNFLAFSDFGDESQRYKNTLLDMSFQSLAKCDDNFGDEGRALDLFGDFFTNSADHLDLTGFTPEEPQNTGSEVDRVDPMMSDPSTNNETTLLANVEEAFALEPVANTPNLNRRRAKRRRKLVVDQMKELSDKSIKEQLSDFSDLLSPLDLAPPTLQLMQWKENGGADKLFAGLCLDVIAPEINELFTNSIFLVKYVNVTEKVEEMRQSRQEGQSDISVLTTVDSSVASVNPEESHHSEPTILSHITEGRIEATTQHGGGENMLEFSYPELPSEQSLVVQPSHIQQESQSTSLNTQSLLGSQDFEERRINKRAQMLLDILKLHTESSDDNSTFSLDALCRGGSRSQAATTFACLLVLKKQQAVYVHQSAPYLDILVSPGPTFYD; this comes from the exons ATGTtgttctacacccaactgtttaCTTCTAAGCGAGGTCCTTTAGCCAAGATATGGCTCGCAGCCCACTGGGAGAGGAAACTCACCAAGGCCCATGTGTTTGAATGCAACCTGGAGACAAGCATCAGAGACATCATATCTCCAAAG ATGAAAATTGGCCTGCGGACGTCTGGTCACCTGCTCCTCGGTGTGGTCAGAATCTACTCCAGAAAAGCAAAGTACCTCCTGGCCGACTGCAATGACGCCTTGGTTAAGATTAAAATTGTGTTCAGGCCAG ATCAGACAGATTTACCCGTTGAGGGGCTTGAGGCCACAGTAGGAGCGATCACTTTGGTGGAAGATTTCACTTCATTTGATGCTCAGTTACCAGAGCCCAg TGACATCGATGTGATCACGGATCACTTTTCACTGAACCAGAGTCGAACGGACGAAATCACTATGAAAGAAGATTTTGGGAACAACTTTTTGGCCTTTTCAGACTTTG GCGATGAGTCCCAACGGTACAAAAACACACTGTTAGATATGAGCTTCCAGAGCTTGGCTAAGTGTGATGACAATTTCGGGGATGAGGGCAGAGCACTTGACTTATTTG GAGACTTTTTTACAAACTCTGCTGACCATCTTGACCTCACTGGCTTTACGCCTGAGGAGCCTCAGAATACAGGATCAGAAG TTGACAGAGTAGATCCTATGATGTCAGATCCTTCAACTAACAATGAAACAACTCTGCTTGCTAATGTAGAGGAAGCCTTTGCTCTGGAACCTGTGGCAAACACAC CAAACCTCAATAGAAGAAGGGCCAAAAGGAGGCGTAAGCTGGTCGTGGACCAGATGAAAGAACTGAGTGACAAATCCATCAAAGAGCAGCTCAGTGACTTCTCAGACCTGCTCTCTCCTTTGGATCTGGCTCCTCCAACTCTGCAGCTAATGCAGTGGAAGGAGAACGGAGGTGCAGACAAACTCTTTGCTGGGCTTTGTTTGGATGTAATCGCACCAGAGATAAACGAG ctCTTCACCAATAGTATTTTCCTGGTGAAATATGTCAATGTGACTGAAAAAGTGGAGGAGATGCGTCAGAGTAGGCAAGAAG GACAGAGCGATATAAGTGTCCTCACTACAGTGGACAGCAGTGTCGCATCAGTTAATCCTGAAGAATCTCACCATAGTGAGCCCACGATCCTCAGTCACATCACTGAAGGACGGATAGAGGCAACAACACAGCATGGAGGG GGTGAAAACATGTTAGAGTTCTCTTATCCAGAACTTCCCTCTGAGCAGTCCCTGGTTGTCCAGCCATCTCATATACAACAGGAGTCTCAGTCAACATCACTGAACACTCAG TCTCTGCTGGGCAGCCAGGACTTTGAGGAGAGGAGGATAAACAAACGAGCCCAGATGCTTCTAGACATCCTGAAA TTGCATACCGAGAGCAGCGACGACAACTCCACCTTCAGCCTAGACGCTCTGTGTCGAGGAGGAAGTCGCTCCCAGGCTGCCACCACCTTCGCTTGCCTCCTcgtcttaaaaaaacaacaagctgTTTATGTGCACCAGAGCGCCCCCTACCTAGACATCCTGGTTTCACCTGGTCCCACCTTTTACGATTAG